A portion of the Caenorhabditis elegans chromosome III genome contains these proteins:
- the K08E5.5 gene encoding uncharacterized protein (Confirmed by transcript evidence) — MKVMSQSTYGLLSSNRFSVKLN; from the exons atgaaag tgatgtCTCAAAGTACATACGGATTGCTCAGCTCAAACCGTTTCTCGGTCAAATtgaattaa
- the nac-3 gene encoding Sodium-dependent high-affinity dicarboxylate transporter 3 (Confirmed by transcript evidence), which translates to MSLSLHLSGWPENSESRQRMLESSSSTNFVQHFVSREISNKERLLSLFRRLRNGLVLVLTPLFFGQMLNWEGPEWKCAYCVCIIAVYWMSEVMPLAVTAMLPVVLFPLVGVLDANTTAKEYMNDTNFLFIGGLIMAAAVEKCDLHERVALSVLRCVGSEPKWIMLGFMTVTALLSSFISNTATTAMMVPIGQSVVQQLISSFQHHPTNGERGRLGCKKMATGLVLSICFAANIGGTGTATGTPSNLVMLGQLSALFPKVDGSLNYVTWIFFAYPLMLLCLFVAWMTLVSFFLRDAPEKDEAVTEMLKTRYNELPRMTYAEKSVFVCFCILLSLWVFRNPGVVPGFGVFFKKGAYTDATSAMIVAFLLFVLPSERPDLATYIKKEDLKKRGCLMDWKTMQETFPWSVVLLLGGGFALAAGVKESGLSLLIGNSLSSIEHLPLWILQLLTMLIAMVITNICSNTVTASIFVPIVATLAQRAGHHPFTLMLPTTLASSFAFIFPVGTPPNAIVFGSGMVKVSDMAFVGGIISLELLVLTVLYMNSIAYLTLPLLEFPTWAIIANSTMQQ; encoded by the exons ATGTCATTATCCCTCCATCTATCCGGTTGGCCAGAGAACAGTGAAAGTCGACAACGGATGCTTGAAAGCTCGTCGAGCACCAATTTCGTGCAGCACTTTGTCTCCAGAGAG ATTTCCAACAAGGAACGGCTGTTGAGTCTTTTTCGTCGTTTGAGAAATGGTCTTGTTCTTGTTCTAACTCCATTATTCTTTGGACAAATGCTCAATTGGGAGGGACCG gaatGGAAATGTGCGTATTGTGTGTGCATAATCGCTGTATATTGGATGTCAGAAGTAATGCCATTGGCTGTAACCGCAATGCTTCCTGTCGTACTGTTCCCATTGGTTGGAGTACTTGACGCTAACACGACAGCAAAAGAATACATGAATGACACAAATTTCCTGTTCATTGGAGGTCTAATTATGGCGGCAGCAGTTGAGAAGTGTGATCTACACGAACGTGTTGCCCTTTCAGTATTACGATGCGTAGGAAGTGAGCCGAAATG gATCATGCTTGGCTTCATGACTGTCACCGCATTGCTGAGCAGTTTTATATCAAATACTGCGACAACTGCAATGATGGTTCCGATTGGGCAAAGTGTTGTGCAGCAGTTGATTTCATCCTTCCAACACCATCCAACAAATGG agaacgTGGCCGTCTGGGATGCAAGAAAATGGCGACGGGACTTGTACTTTCCATTTGTTTCGCTGCAAATATTGGAGGAACTGGAACTGCAACGGGAACTCCTAGCAATTTGGTCATGTTGGGACAACTCAGCGC aCTCTTCCCAAAAGTCGATGGATCACTGAACTACGTAACATGGATCTTCTTTGCTTACCCATTGATGCTTCTGTGCCTTTTCGTTGCTTGGATGACTCTTGTTTCCTTCTTCTTGAG agatgcTCCGGAAAAAGATGAAGCTGTAACTGAAATGCTGAAAACTCGATACAACGAACTTCCAAGAATGACATATGCTGAAAAATCTGTATTTGTCTGTTTCTGCATTCTCCTCTCACTTTGGGTTTTCCGTAATCCTGGAGTCGTCCCTGGATTTggagttttcttcaaaaaaggaGCATATACGGATGCCACGTCGGCAATGATCGTTGCCTTCCTCCTGTTTGTTCTTCCATCTGAAAGACCCGACTTGGCAACTTATATCAAGaaagaagatttgaaaaagagAGGATGTCTGATGGATTGGAAAACAATGCAGGAAACATTCCCATGGAGTGTTGTACTTCTTTTGGGTGGAGGTTTTGCATTGGCTGCTGGAGTTAAAGAATCTGGATTGTCACTTTTAATTGGAAATAGTCTATCTTCTATTGAACATCTTCCACTTTGGATTCTTCAATTATTAACTATGCTCATTGCAATGGTCATCACAAATATCTGCTCAAACACTGTCActgcttcaatttttgttccgaTTGTTGCAACACTTGCTCAAAGAGCTGGACATCACCCATTCACCCTCATGCTTCCAACCACATTGGCTTCATCTTTCGCATTCATTTTCCCAGTTGGAACACCACCAAATGCAATTGTGTTTGGAAGTGGAATGGTGAAAGTTTCTGATATG GCATTCGTTGGCGGTATCATTTCATTGGAACTTTTGGTATTGACAGTTCTCTACATGAATAGTATTGCATACTTGACTCTTCCATTACTCGAATTCCCAACATGGGCGATTATTGCAAACTCGACAATGCAACAATAG
- the nac-3 gene encoding Sodium-dependent high-affinity dicarboxylate transporter 3 (Confirmed by transcript evidence), which yields MSEVMPLAVTAMLPVVLFPLVGVLDANTTAKEYMNDTNFLFIGGLIMAAAVEKCDLHERVALSVLRCVGSEPKWIMLGFMTVTALLSSFISNTATTAMMVPIGQSVVQQLISSFQHHPTNGERGRLGCKKMATGLVLSICFAANIGGTGTATGTPSNLVMLGQLSALFPKVDGSLNYVTWIFFAYPLMLLCLFVAWMTLVSFFLRDAPEKDEAVTEMLKTRYNELPRMTYAEKSVFVCFCILLSLWVFRNPGVVPGFGVFFKKGAYTDATSAMIVAFLLFVLPSERPDLATYIKKEDLKKRGCLMDWKTMQETFPWSVVLLLGGGFALAAGVKESGLSLLIGNSLSSIEHLPLWILQLLTMLIAMVITNICSNTVTASIFVPIVATLAQRAGHHPFTLMLPTTLASSFAFIFPVGTPPNAIVFGSGMVKVSDMAFVGGIISLELLVLTVLYMNSIAYLTLPLLEFPTWAIIANSTMQQ from the exons ATGTCAGAAGTAATGCCATTGGCTGTAACCGCAATGCTTCCTGTCGTACTGTTCCCATTGGTTGGAGTACTTGACGCTAACACGACAGCAAAAGAATACATGAATGACACAAATTTCCTGTTCATTGGAGGTCTAATTATGGCGGCAGCAGTTGAGAAGTGTGATCTACACGAACGTGTTGCCCTTTCAGTATTACGATGCGTAGGAAGTGAGCCGAAATG gATCATGCTTGGCTTCATGACTGTCACCGCATTGCTGAGCAGTTTTATATCAAATACTGCGACAACTGCAATGATGGTTCCGATTGGGCAAAGTGTTGTGCAGCAGTTGATTTCATCCTTCCAACACCATCCAACAAATGG agaacgTGGCCGTCTGGGATGCAAGAAAATGGCGACGGGACTTGTACTTTCCATTTGTTTCGCTGCAAATATTGGAGGAACTGGAACTGCAACGGGAACTCCTAGCAATTTGGTCATGTTGGGACAACTCAGCGC aCTCTTCCCAAAAGTCGATGGATCACTGAACTACGTAACATGGATCTTCTTTGCTTACCCATTGATGCTTCTGTGCCTTTTCGTTGCTTGGATGACTCTTGTTTCCTTCTTCTTGAG agatgcTCCGGAAAAAGATGAAGCTGTAACTGAAATGCTGAAAACTCGATACAACGAACTTCCAAGAATGACATATGCTGAAAAATCTGTATTTGTCTGTTTCTGCATTCTCCTCTCACTTTGGGTTTTCCGTAATCCTGGAGTCGTCCCTGGATTTggagttttcttcaaaaaaggaGCATATACGGATGCCACGTCGGCAATGATCGTTGCCTTCCTCCTGTTTGTTCTTCCATCTGAAAGACCCGACTTGGCAACTTATATCAAGaaagaagatttgaaaaagagAGGATGTCTGATGGATTGGAAAACAATGCAGGAAACATTCCCATGGAGTGTTGTACTTCTTTTGGGTGGAGGTTTTGCATTGGCTGCTGGAGTTAAAGAATCTGGATTGTCACTTTTAATTGGAAATAGTCTATCTTCTATTGAACATCTTCCACTTTGGATTCTTCAATTATTAACTATGCTCATTGCAATGGTCATCACAAATATCTGCTCAAACACTGTCActgcttcaatttttgttccgaTTGTTGCAACACTTGCTCAAAGAGCTGGACATCACCCATTCACCCTCATGCTTCCAACCACATTGGCTTCATCTTTCGCATTCATTTTCCCAGTTGGAACACCACCAAATGCAATTGTGTTTGGAAGTGGAATGGTGAAAGTTTCTGATATG GCATTCGTTGGCGGTATCATTTCATTGGAACTTTTGGTATTGACAGTTCTCTACATGAATAGTATTGCATACTTGACTCTTCCATTACTCGAATTCCCAACATGGGCGATTATTGCAAACTCGACAATGCAACAATAG